Genomic window (bacterium):
GCAGAAGACCGAGACGCCGACGCTGATCCTCTACGGACCCGACGACCACGTCGTTCCGAAAGACTTCGCCAAGAAGTGCGAGATCGCCTTTCCGAACCGGACGGGCCCCCTGATCGTGCCCGAGGCCGGCCATTTCCTGCAGTGGGAGCGGGCGGACGTCCTGAACGAAGTGGCCCGCTTCTACTTCAGTGATCTGAGACCCACCAATCGCCCCTCGCGTCCCGCGCCGACACGCGAGTCGCTACCTTGATGCCCTGTTGCGAGCGCGACAGCGTCAACCCGGAGGACCCTTCGACATGAGCGCATTCGAAATTTCTCCCCTCGATCACATCGGCGCCGAGATCGTCGGTCTCGACATCCAGGCCATGACCGACGAGGTCAAGCGCGATCTCTACGCGACCTGGCTCGAGTATGGCGTGCTCCTCTTCCGCGAGGCGGCCTCCGATCCCGAGACCCACGTGAAGCTCGCGAAGGTCTTCGGCGAGCTCGAGATCCACCCGGTCAAGTCGCTGCTCGTTCCCGGGAACGACGAGCTGATCTTCCTGGGCGGCCACGGCAAGAACTCCGGCGGCGCACGCGTCATGGACGGCGACGTCCGGATCGGTCAGGTCTACTGGCACCAGGACACGGCCTACACCCCCGACATCTGCCGGGGCTCGATGCTTCGGATGATCGAGCCGTCGAAGCGGGCGGGGGGAACGACCTGGGCCGATACCGCGAAGGCCTACGAGGCACTCCCGAAGGACCTGGCCGAGCGGATCGCGACGCTCGAGACGCTCCAGTGCTACACCGACATGCCCCGTCGGACGTGGGGCATGCCCGGCCACGAGCTGCGCTACGCGACCCCCGAAGAGGGTCCGCAGAGCGAGGTCGAGGTTCCGGACTTCCCCCACGTCGCGCACCCGATGGTGGTGACCCATCCCGAGAGCGGGAAGAGGGCGCTCCTGCTGAGCCCGCTCGGCTATCTGACGATTCTCGGCCTCCCGGAAGACGAGGCGGACGACCTCTTCGAGACGATCGTCGCCCACACGACCCGTCCGGAGTTCTGCTACGAGCACTCGTGGGCCGAGAACGACGTCGTCCTCTGGGACAACCGACGCACGCTCCACACCGCGGAGGGATTCGGGGTCGACGACAACCGCATGATCCAGCGCGCGACCCTCGCCGGGCCGCAGCCGACGGGTCGGCTATTCGAGGGCGAGGCGGCGACGGCCTAGCACGTCCCGTTTCCGATCGGGAATCCGCTCGGCGGACGATGTCAGCCGCTCGCGCTGCGAAGCGATGGAAGAT
Coding sequences:
- a CDS encoding TauD/TfdA family dioxygenase, with protein sequence MSAFEISPLDHIGAEIVGLDIQAMTDEVKRDLYATWLEYGVLLFREAASDPETHVKLAKVFGELEIHPVKSLLVPGNDELIFLGGHGKNSGGARVMDGDVRIGQVYWHQDTAYTPDICRGSMLRMIEPSKRAGGTTWADTAKAYEALPKDLAERIATLETLQCYTDMPRRTWGMPGHELRYATPEEGPQSEVEVPDFPHVAHPMVVTHPESGKRALLLSPLGYLTILGLPEDEADDLFETIVAHTTRPEFCYEHSWAENDVVLWDNRRTLHTAEGFGVDDNRMIQRATLAGPQPTGRLFEGEAATA